The Paenibacillus sp. RC334 nucleotide sequence CCATATACCATGGCAACTCTTTTCAATTCAACAGATTCGCTCATAAATAATTCCCCCTACCTTATAATATTACTGATTTATTTATGTATTGATATCCAGCATAAGCATGATTACTGTATGAATGATCTGGAAAACATAAACGACACGCCCCTTCACTCCCTAAATCATTGTTATAAGAAATTTTTTATCAATACTTAAATTCAGTATCCAGTACCGTTCTACTTTAGAACCAAGTACCAAGTGATCAAATTAACAATGTTGAGAGAAAATAAATTTAATACTTATATTCGTATATTCGTTTATTAGTATAATATATACGACTTTTAGTATAGAGTCAACATCAATTTTACGGATATTCGTATATTGGATATAATGGGCTAGAGGATGGTGTACATATGAGAACGATTCGGCTTAAATTGAACGAGGTTATGACACAACGGGGACTTACGCAAACTCAACTTTCCGAACTATCTGGTGTTCGTCAGGCGGCTATATCAGAAATGTCACGGAACATTCGTGAACAAATAAATCTAAAAACACTTATCAAAATCGCGGATGCACTTGAAATTGATGATATATCTGAACTCATAGCAATTGAAAATTCTGAAAAGGATCGCCTATAAAAACGGTCCTATTTTCGTTAAGTACTTTTCGTCTGCACTGGCTAAAACTTAAATAATGTACAAGAAAAACGGAGAAGACGGATTGGTGCTGTACAAGCCAAGCGGTCGCTTCGGAAGCACCATCCGTCTGCGAAGTGGCAGTTCCATTTATATATTCGATCTTTTGATCAGTTCCTCCACGGCTTTATAAGTCATGTCAAGGTAATCACTTTATATAGTGTAGTGATTATGATCATTTAACACATTCAAAAAGGCCTCCATAGCAATATAGTATTATACGACTATACCGCTATAGAGGCCTTCATTTATAGTTAGATCATTTCTTTGCTTTCGTCTGATCCTATTTAAAAATCACTTCGATTGCTTTGTGGCTTCGTACAAACGCTGTAAAATGGTAACCGCCTCAGCCCGTGTGACTAGCGCTTTGGGGTGAAGGTATCCATCATTGGCGGTAAGGACGCCCATATTAGTCAGGGTGTAGAATGCTTCTCCTTTTTGATCTTGGGAATCTCCATCATAATAGGGCTCCTCTTGAGTCGTGTCGATGTATATTACTGGATAGCTGAACGAGTAATTGTCATTGTAATTCGCCTTACGAATTTTTATATCCTTATACTGCGCAGCTGCAGAGATTACTTCCTTGATCTCAGGATGAAGAGTCTGATTCGTATAATCCGTCCGAACGGAAGCAATCATCATAACATCCCAGCGGGTCAGCGGTTTGTCGGGATTGATATAGAATTGATAGTTTGGATATTTGCCTCCTACTCTTTCAGTGAAGCCCCAAACATAATCCCCATTGAATAATGCTGCAAAATCTTTATTCGCCCAGTGCTTACGCGCATCAACAAATTCTGAAGCTTTTCCGGACGAATGATTGATCTCTGGAAAAAGCTTGTGAAACATATTTACAAATTCCGCTTTCGTTATGGTTTTGCCTGGCTTGAAGGTCCCATCCTCATAGCCCTTGACAACGCCTTTGTCGACCATCGAACGAATAGATTCAGCAGCCCACTCATATTTTGTCCCGTTCACATCAGTAAACGTATTTGCCGCGAATGCGGATTGGCTAAAAAACAGTGCCACCGCAACCAGCGGAGTGATAAGCCATTTCTTTTTCAACATCTCTTTCCACTTCCTTCAGGTAAAATTTATGTAGAAAATAGTTCTTCAGAACTCCATGTTATATCGGCATCTCAAAAGCAAATGATAATAATAATCAGAAAAAACAACACAAAAACGACCTCGCAACGAGTAATTCCCGTCACAAAGGCCGTTATCCGCATTCCCTAACAAACCTGACATTTAGGCTTCTATAATTCAGACCACCACTCGAAAAACATTAATTAACAAGGCTCTTCGTTCGGCTTCCCTGCATCCGTAGCTGTACGGAAGCTTGAACCGCAACCACAGGTAGCGATTGCATTCGGATTATGAATGGTAAAACCGCCTGACATACCAGACTCTTCAAAGTCGATTTCCAGACCGTCCAGGTAGCGGATGCTTTCCTTTTCCACTACAATCTTCATATCCTGTACGTTCATATATATATCCTGATCCGTCTCGTTGTCGTCAAAGCCCATGGCATACGAGAATCCGGTGCAACCGCCCGGCGTAACACCCAGACGCAAAAACATATTCGGCGTTTCCTGCTGCTCCAGCATATCTTTCAAGCGCTCGGCAGCGGAATCGGTGATGTTAATCATGACTCCATCCTCCTCTTTTACTTCATGTTCTCCTTTAGTATACTCCACTATTTGCAGGTGCTCAAGTCATGGAATGTCCTTCCCTTACAGGCTAAAAGACCTGTTTTTCTATTCGTTTGTATTGAACACCTGTGAGGTGAGGTTTATAATAGGTGAAGAGTGTGTAAAAGAAACTGTCGGAAATTTGTCATTTCACAGATGAAGTTCTGAGACATTCATCATTGTAGCTTGTCATTGTAACATTTTTCACATATCACATATCCGC carries:
- a CDS encoding S-layer homology domain-containing protein translates to MLKKKWLITPLVAVALFFSQSAFAANTFTDVNGTKYEWAAESIRSMVDKGVVKGYEDGTFKPGKTITKAEFVNMFHKLFPEINHSSGKASEFVDARKHWANKDFAALFNGDYVWGFTERVGGKYPNYQFYINPDKPLTRWDVMMIASVRTDYTNQTLHPEIKEVISAAAQYKDIKIRKANYNDNYSFSYPVIYIDTTQEEPYYDGDSQDQKGEAFYTLTNMGVLTANDGYLHPKALVTRAEAVTILQRLYEATKQSK
- a CDS encoding iron-sulfur cluster assembly accessory protein, with the protein product MINITDSAAERLKDMLEQQETPNMFLRLGVTPGGCTGFSYAMGFDDNETDQDIYMNVQDMKIVVEKESIRYLDGLEIDFEESGMSGGFTIHNPNAIATCGCGSSFRTATDAGKPNEEPC
- a CDS encoding helix-turn-helix transcriptional regulator — encoded protein: MRTIRLKLNEVMTQRGLTQTQLSELSGVRQAAISEMSRNIREQINLKTLIKIADALEIDDISELIAIENSEKDRL